A single Schistocerca piceifrons isolate TAMUIC-IGC-003096 chromosome 6, iqSchPice1.1, whole genome shotgun sequence DNA region contains:
- the LOC124803211 gene encoding mucin-4-like encodes MQSNEETWSRDAATLYATPLSSRRQRPQSDWQTAPLGGWDSTPPRRHRSQLTLRTTSPAPASDAGWSQEVRRPYLGWRSLERLSRRPWTPEERLAASLLERSGRSTPASSKEASAPNKQSTSTHRTQTSDADASRVRTAASSLRSEPVDTSTPPATSGRTEQTTDNHRQSKELSPLSRRVTTLTVTVNERNRDAETPSSSGSKSAEFSDMSTGSLEQRSAEEDCSRKRHIGYENSEHLQQDTLPSVSNYPEVKSQKSPQHKGLPLSTQIKTLPVRTTEPAEDLALASHNYPSKVQDQPNDLQHFPSAEGDTVSRGMTPDLTSRDMREEKGTTLKHQYQNGPTQLLTQLKALSVTTHYNNDGDNLSAKANDKHFPARDLLARSYDTVPLNASNVPTSANTTSAPVPASGEDYYRTTNHVNLTKSPLLRERTFTIDQSIVSANGDFRTKQLPTVELRTRSLEVTLPQRVTTNDTSRKVSIQEQFWVAEDHTPSAVQEDPSLLILPLVKQTVATVPAAHSSSISSSIANRKSTPTFPTSSPIKASPGAAIDTKTLPYPVQLDYVSNTNSPSSSGAKTFDVNQLRSVELRTRSVEIPLPQVTSVIADPADSDFSPSAAAKNTSVPNILEGSSLSSAVSRAISMPPVPRDRTFCIESPSVPLKGTSTFRQLPPAEFQSPSSDVTLVQRGSTVATARPYSHRQETEPVPSGLNHRHSVPASPLVETSLTTIHVTPSPVVAEYRSVYSDTSPLLGRKPFTVNHVEAPGGYRTKSSAKDTKSREVSLSSALPTPFEPMPISQSKIPVPTASKPSSEKETAVTAQMDTSHRPLNHIQPTERTQKFSLPATSVIRRPSYRVATRNELNPSYRKKRSAAGVNTVGDVISTSVTSPTENSFSKTAPIVKPPRLRTKDNSTTTPKPLTRQKHTLAAQTVQRSDNVGPVTHNTELHLPNGVSPLPYSALRILDSQRPTNTTSVSFKLPVSSESNTPASKQSMPSLQNIPNPTLLTPLKYKPCTTTDL; translated from the exons ATGCAATCCA ACGAGGAGACGTGGAGCCGGGACGCGGCCACGCTGTACGCCACGCCTCTGTCGTCGCGACGCCAGCGGCCGCAGTCGGACTGGCAGACGGCGCCCCTGGGCGGCTGGGACTCGACGCCGCCGCGGCGGCACCGCTCGCAGCTGACGCTGAGAACCACGTCGCCAGCGCCCGCCAGCGACGCAGGATGGTCCCAGGAGGTGCGTCGCCCCTACCTTGGCTGGCGCTCTCTGGAGCGTCTCTCGCGCCGCCCCTGGACGCCCGAGGAGCGCCTCGCCGCCAGTCTGCTGGAGCGCAGCGGCCGCTCCACCCCCGCATCCAGCAAAGAAGCATCTGCCCCCAATAAGCAGAGCACCAGCACTCACCGGACCCAGACATCTGATGCCGACGCTTCGCGAGTAAGAACCGCCGCGTCATCCCTCCGTAGCGAACCAGTGGATACCTCGACGCCTCCAGCCACCAGTGGTCGCACAGAACAGACGACTGACAATCACAGGCAGTCCAAAGAACTCTCTCCTTTGTCGAGACGCGTCACTACACTGACCGTAACAGTAAATGAGCGTAATCGGGACGCAGAGACTCCCTCCTCGTCTGGAAGCAAATCTGCCGAATTCAGTGATATGTCTACTGGCAGCCTCGAACAGAGGTCAGCTGAGGAAGACTGTAGTCGGAAGCGGCACATTGGGTATGAGAATTCTGAACATTTACAACAGGATACACTGCCCAGTGTCAGTAATTATCCTGAAGTAAAATCTCAAAAGAGTCCACAGCACAAAGGACTGCCTTTGTCCACGCAGATCAAGACACTGCCTGTAAGGACAACTGAACCTGCTGAAGACTTGGCTCTTGCATCACACAATTACCCCTCCAAGGTCCAAGACCAACCCAATGATCTACAACATTTCCCATCAGCTGAAGGGGACACTGTCTCAAGAGGAATGACACCCGATCTTACATCTCGGGATATGAGAGAAGAGAAAGGTACCACACTGAAGCATCAATATCAAAATGGGCCAACACAGTTACTCACACAGCTCAAGGCGCTGTCTGTAACAACTCATTACAATAACGACGGCGACAATTTGTCTGCCAAGGCTAACGACAAGCATTTTCCAGCTAGAGATCTGTTGGCGAGATCGTACGACACAGTGCCGCTTAACGCGAGTAACGTGCCAACGTCTGCCAATACAACTTCGGCACCGGTCCCAGCCAGTGGGGAAGATTACTATCGTACTACAAATCACGTGAATTTGACAAAGTCACCATTGCTGCGCGAGCGCACCTTCACCATAGATCAAAGTATCGTTTCCGCCAATGGAGACTTCAGAACGAAACAGTTGCCGACGGTGGAGCTGCGCACACGGTCTCTTGAGGTTACTCTCCCACAAAGAGTGACGACTAATGATACTTCTCGCAAGGTGTCGATTCAAGAACAGTTCTGGGTCGCTGAAGATCATACACCGAGTGCAGTACAAGAGGATCCGTCTCTCTTAATTTTGCCGCTGGTTAAACAAACTGTGGCAACCGTTCCAGCAGCACACAGCAGCTCGATTAGTTCCAGTATCGCAAACAGGAAATCTACGCCAACTTTCCCCACCTCTTCTCCCATCAAAGCATCACCAGGTGCTGCAATTGACACTAAGACGTTACCGTATCCAGTACAGCTTGATTACGTCTCCAACACCAACTCTCCCTCTTCTTCTGGGGCAAAAACGTTCGATGTCAACCAGCTGCGATCTGTAGAGCTCCGAACTCGATCTGTTGAGATACCTTTACCTCAGGTAACTTCTGTTATTGCAGACCCAGCGGATTCCGATTTCtcgccgtctgctgccgctaagaATACTTCAGTACCCAATATCCTGGAAGGTTCTTCCCTGTCATCCGCGGTCAGTCGAGCTATATCTATGCCTCCAGTGCCACGCGACCGAACATTTTGTATCGAATCTCCTTCTGTGCCCCTTAAGGGCACTTCTACCTTCAGACAGTTACCTCCTGCTGAATTCCAAAGCCCATCATCTGACGTAACCCTGGTTCAGAGAGGAAGTACTGTAGCTACTGCGAGGCCTTATTCCCATCGCCAGGAAACCGAACCTGTACCATCCGGACTCAATCATAGACATTCGGTGCCTGCTTCTCCACTTGTCGAAACTTCGCTGacgaccattcatgtgacaccatcGCCTGTAGTGGCAGAGTACCGATCAGTCTATTCCGACACAAGTCCTCTTTTAGGCAGGAAGCCGTTCACTGTCAATCACGTGGAGGCTCCCGGTGGGTATCGCACGAAAAGCTCAGCCAAAGACACCAAATCCCGGGAGGTTTCACTCTCTTCTGCGTTGCCGACACCTTTCGAGCCAATGCCGATTTCGCAAAGTAAAATACCTGTACCCACTGCGTCCAAACCATCTTCTGAAAAGGAAACTGCAGTAACTGCACAAATGGACACGTCTCACAGACCGCTCAATCACATTCAGCCCACTGAACGTACACAAAAATTCTCGCTTCCTGCGACTTCCGTGATACGGCGTCCTTCTTACAGGGTAGCCACAAGAAACGAACTGAatccaagttacagaaaaaaacgaTCCGCCGCAGGTGTGAACACGGTTGGTGACGTGATTTCTACGTCAGTTACATCGCCAACTGAGAATTCTTTTTCCAAGACAGCACCAATAGTAAAGCCGCCACGCCTCCGCACCAAGGATAATTCCACGACCACACCAAAACCGCTTACACGGCAGAAACACACACTGGCGGCACAAACGGTGCAACGCTCAGACAATGTAGGACCAGTTACACACAACACAGAGCTTCATCTTCCGAACGGCGTGTCTCCGCTGCCATACTCGGCACTTAGAATTCTTGACTCTCAGCGTCCTACAAACACCACGTCTGTATCATTCAAACTTCCTGTTTCCTCCGAATCAAACACACCTGCCTCTAAACAGTCGATGCCGTCACTCCAGAACATTCCCAATCCAACTCTTCTGACACCTCTTAAGTATAAACCATGTACAACAACAGACCTGTAG